From the Flavobacterium gyeonganense genome, the window ATATTTACCATAACCTTCTGCTCCCGGGAAAGCAGGTGTGCCTTTTTCATTTCCTCCTGTGGCTCCCCAAAAAGCATAAAATACCTGATTACCAGTGGAGGTTGTTTCAATTTTTTTAATGGTGTTCGGTGATGTCGGTGATGTGGACCAACCGTAGAACGCATAGCCGAGCAGAGTTGGGACAGGTAAATTTACTGATGTCGCTTCGGTATATGCAGTTGGAGTTAAGCCTGTTAATGGCGAACCGTCGATTGCATTCAGATATGAAATAGTATAGGTATTAACCTCTTTAAATTCTGCTACATAAGTACTATTTGCAGCAATAGCAAAAGTAACCGGATTAGCTGTTGAAGCAGTTGTTCCATTACTATCTACCCATCGTACAAAGTTATAACCAAAGTTAGGAGCTGCTGTCAGGGTAATTTGAGTCCCTTCAACAAACTGGCTTCCAGGATGACTCGCACTTATGGTTCCCGATGAAGCCGGATTCACATTAGTTGCCAAAGTATACATAGCTCCATTAGTGTTATTGGTCACTTTTTCAAAATAATCAAAATTGCCTACATAGTTATTCCCAGTGACAGGTTTAAATACGAAATACAAATCATGAGTGCCTGTAGTTTTGGCTATACCAACAGGAAAAATTTGATACGTTGTCCAGTTTCCACTAGAAGTAGTATTGATGTTGGCTGTACCAATTAAAGTACCGGCAACTGCATCTATTCTTATTTCAACAGTACCAGCCAGAGTCCCAATTGTAGGCGAACCTGTTTGCGTTCTGCTAGCTGCTGCGATATCAAAACGGGTATCATATTCACTAAAAACATGTCCTGTGAATTTAATCCAATATCCATTTTTACAATTTCCGATATTCTTACCACCTGATAGAGCTGCATTTGTTTCTATCGATACTCCATTAAAAGCATCATAAGTTTCAGCTTCAATTCGCTGAATTGTTTGCGAAAATCCTATTACTGAAAATAGCATCAGTATTACGGAAATAAAATGTTGTTTTTTCATTTTTGGTTTAATATGGTTAAATAGTATGTCCGATTCTCACTAATTTTTAATTACTTTCACTTTGTAAACAGTTCCTTCTGTATTTTTTATATTAATAAGGTAAACACCAGATGTCAGCCTGCTCAAATCTATTGATTGGCTTGTGTTAGCTATGAAAACACCTTGTTTTACCTTTTGTCCCAGAATTGAATACACTTCGTAATTGACGCTTCCAATTCCTTCAGGCAATGTTAGATTGACAATATTATTTGTAGGTATTGGATATGCACTTACTTCTTTTGGTTTATTATTTGCCCCTAGACCCAAAGTACCGAAAGTACTGATAGCGCTTAAACCACCGTATTCACTAATAGCTTGAACTGTGTAAACATGATTTCCTCCTATTGCAGTGGTATCTTTATAAGTTGCATCAGTCGTAATTGCCAATACCTTGCCGTCTCTACTAATGACATAACAAATTGCATACTGATTATCATCCCATTTAAACGTGTTGTTTCCAAGATTCAAAAGATTTGCTGGAGCACTAATTTGTTCTACAACCAAACGCGGATCCCATTTGTCTGTACCACTCAAAACATTTTCGATAGTGTATTCATCAGCTTGTGCTTTGGTCAAAATTGGATTATAATTTCCTGTCTGAGCAATACCACTAACTGTAAATGTATTGGTTCTATTTGATGTATTAACGGCTATCCCGCTTCCATTTATGCTATTGTATTCTGCAAAAAGTGCAGGTAAAGTTCCCATACTCGCCCAACCTAATGTATTTGGCTCATTTACCATTGTAGTATTCAGATAAACAGCTCTTGGAGCATTTTGCCAGGGACGCCCTAAATAATAACTGGTTGTCGCAATAATGGTATTGTTATTAAAAATATAGCCGTACTGAACATCTGCAGTATGATTTGGAGCTACGATATAACCACCACCTGAAACCAATTTGCATTCTTCAAACCAGTGCGTTCCTCCTCCACAGATAAAATCTACATCACCTTCAATGGTTGATTTATAGTAAAAACTTCTGTTTCCACCTGTAACCTGAGTGTCTTGTCTGCTTCTTAGTTTGATTCCGTTATAAACATTTCGGTCTCCGGCAGGATTAAGAGCCGGTCGCTGACCAGCAGTAACTATACCGTCTTTATGCTCAATGGTTACATTTTCCATATATAAATCATTGGCTTCAATTGAAAGCACAGCATTTTTAATTCCCCATCCCGGATTTCCCTGAAGGATTACCTTATCTTTTGATTGTGCAATTAAGGACACATTATTTTTTCCTGATGGAAGCTGAAGTACAATCCCTTGAGGATTTGTGCCATCACCACCCAGATTATAAGTTCCGTTTGTAATCAGTACCAAAAATCGGGTTGATGAATTAGAAGGTGCAGCAGTAAATGCCTCTGCAATGGTTTTTACATATTTTCCTGAGGCTATTTGGTCAGTTGTTGCATTTGCATCGACAATCAAATTGAATACACGTTTTGCAGGAACCGGTTTTTCCATTGTTTTGAAGGATAGGGAAACTGCCGCAGCATTATTACCTGAAACATCGGTAACTAATCCGGCTGGTATGCTAAAAGTATATTGTGTATTATAGTCTAAACCGAAATAGCTGAATTTTACCGTTTTATTGACAAATTCCGCAGTTAAATTTTTCCCGTTCAATGTAGCCAAACCAGTACCTAACTTCACTTTTTCATCGTAATTAAGGATAATATTTCCGCTTGCACCAGCGGTTGTTGAAGCATTTGCAGGAAGTGAAGACAAAAGTACCGGAGCAATTACATCCGAAACCAAAACTTCCTCTGCTTTAATCATCACATTTGATAAAACCGTTGCTGTTACATCGGTTGCACTTCCATGTTTTGGCCCGTTCACATTCGGAAACCATCTGAGATATATTTTTTCTTTTCCTTCTGCTTCAGCTGGCAATATTCCTCCGATTGGAGTAACTGAGCTTGTATTTATGGTTGTTAAACCTGAAATGTTCTGAAAAGTCAGACCATCAAGTGAATATTGAAATGTCCATTCGTCACAGCCATAATAGTAACCAATCAGTCCTGATGAAACATTAATGTTTTTATATCCAACCGTTGAAAAAGAAGTCATAAAATAGAAGAAATCGCCTCTAACTGTATTCCAAACACAGAAACCATTTTTCCCGCCTCTGTTTTGCAGTCTCACATTTGGAGCAAACACATTATCGGTTACATTATAAGCCGATAGCTCAGGTTTGTTTTCAACTTTAGAAAATAATTCGGCAATTCTTGGATTGGCATACTGATCGTTTTTAAAGGTCCAGCCTGCTATAAATGTTGCGTTGTCATAAGTACCCGTGATAGTTCTATTTTGAGTCATTGCTACCGAAGTACTTAAAGCTGTTGATCCGTCAGACCAGTTATTGAATTTAATAATATCATTTTCAACCGCTGTAATGGTAACATTTGTTCCTGTTTCGTAAACAGAAAACGCGCCATCTTTACCCGCAGGAGAAACCGTATACTCACCTAAACCAAATGCCCCTGTAACATTTACATTTAAGGTATAGGTAGTAACTGCAGCATATTCTGCTATCAAAGTAGTATTTGAAGTAATCGTAAAAGTATATGGATTTGAAGTTGAAACAGGATTTCCATTACCATCTGTCCATCTAACAAAATTATATCCGAAGTTTTTATTTGCGGTTACAGTAACAGCCGTCCCATCAACAAAATTAGCTCCCCCGGGATTCGAAGAAACTGTACCTGATGCCGCAGGACTCACGTTAGTTGCCAGAGTATAAGTAATAGCACCCGGAATAGTCGTTACTTTTTCTAAATAATCTAAATTAAATAAATAACCGGTATTTGTTGGATGCTTAAAAACCAGATACAAATCATGTGTACCGGTTGTTGGTGTAATTCCAGTAGAAAACTTTTTGTAATCGCTAAATCCAGTTGATCCGCTTACTGTGACAGTTCCTATTAAAGTTCCTGTTGATGAATCTAATCGCAGCTCAATCGTTCCTCCGGTTGCTCCGGCTGCTGCGATATTAAAACTGCTGTCGTATTGATTAAATACATGTCCGGTGAAACTAATCCAGGTATTGTTTTTAATATATCCAACATTTTTTCCTCCGGAGAGCGCGGCATTATTTTCTGCTTTTGCTCCTGAAGCTGTATTAAATGCTTCTGCTTCAATTTTTTGAATGGTTTGCGAAAATCCCATTACTGAAAAGAGCAGCAGTAACAAGAACATAAAGTATTGTTTTTTCATTTGTGGTTTGGTTTTAGTTAGTAAGTTATTTTTTCCTGCTCCGATTTTAATTTCGGAGAAAGGTTCATTCATAATTTAATTCATTAGATTTAATTAGTTTGATAGTGATATAATTTCCTCAGTTCGAGTAATCCCGCCCAAAAGCGGGATTGTATCAGGAACAGTAAACTATCAAAACGTTTCCCGGTACATTTTTTCTTCTATTTCGATTACAGAAGAAGACTCGAATTGATTTTTTAAATATTTTTATTATAAACCTGAGCTTGGGACTAATCATTAGGGACTATTTACTAAGGACTAATCACTAATTACTCAATAAGTTTTACCTCGTCCTTAATCGATTCCAGCACTTTTATATCTTCATCAAAAGCCATTTTTTGACCGTTCTTCTTCAATGATATTTCTCTTGTGGAAGTACCCCCAACCCAAAAAAGCTGATTTTCTCCTGCTGATTTAAAACTTCCGACGTTTATATTCTGGCTATTTGAAAGACTGATTGCTATACCCGGTTTATCCAGTCTTAGATCAATATTTTCAAAATCAATTTTGCTTCCATAATTTATTTGGATACCAGCTTCTGCTCGAATAACCATGTTTTTAAATTGAAGGTTTTCAACAGGCATTTCCGGGATTCCCATAATTTTCAAAGCTTGTTTCGCTCCGCTTACATAAATATTTTTGAAATACATGTTTTTAAAGGAAGGAGTTTCTTCTGAAACCGCCATTTTTTCAACCGTGATTTCGCCTGTTTCCGGATCTTCATCAATTGCTTTTCCAAAATAATAAAGGTTGAAATTGATGGCATCTGTCGGGATATTGTTCATTTTTATATCTTCCATCCAAATGTTTTCAACCGCACCCCCACGACCTCTAACCGATTTAAATCGCAGGCCACAATCGGTACCGTTAAACGTTAGGTTCTTCACAAATATATTTTTAACACCTCCCGACATTTCGCTTCCAATTACAAAGCCGCCATGCGCATGATAGACTACACAATCTGTAATTACGAATAACTCCGTTGGTTTTCCACGATCCCTGCCTTCTTTATCTTTACCTGATTTTATACAGATTGCGTCATCACCCACATCAAAACGACAGTTGGTTACCTTACCGATTCTGCAGGATTCTAAATCAAGTCCGTCCCCGTTTTGAGAATACCACGGATTACGAATAGTTAGATTGCTCAACGTAACATGCTCACACATTAAGGGATTAACATTCCAAGCTGGGGAGTTCTGAAAAGTAACACCATCCAACAACAGTTTTTTACAATTCACAAGACTCACCATTACCGGGCGAAGTGCCTCCTTGTAAGGTTCCATATTTTCAACAGTGGCCCTTTTAGGAAGTTTATCTTTTTCTTCGTTGCCAATATAAGCTCCTTCTGAAGGGTACCAAATTTTACGGTCTTTAGATAATACGCCTCCGGATTTGACAAGTTCACTCCATTGTCCCGCTGTCATTTTGCCGATTTTAACCGGACGCCATGCCGAACCATTTCCATCAAAAATTCCTTCTCCTGTAATGGCTATATTTTCTAAACCAACTCCCATAATTGGAGATTCACAGCGAATCACCTTATTTCCTTCAAAATAGGATTCGATCAGTTTGTATTGTTTCACATCGCTTGTAAAAGAAATAAAAGCACCATTTTTGGTATGAAGATTTACATTGCTTTGCATCTTTATCGGACCAGTTGTCCACATCCCTGAAGGAATTACAACCACACCTCCACCCGATTTTGAGCATTTGTTGATGGCATCATTAATCGCTTTTGTACAAAGTTGTTCCGTATTGGGTACAGCTCCGAAATCAACAATATTCAAAGTGTCTTTTTTAAACTTTGGAAGCTGCACTTCCGGCATATCAAAAGGGAGTTTGCTTTCTGTTGAAACCTTGTTTTTTTGTTTGGATTTGTTTTGAGCAATAACCTTGTTCCCTGACAAAATAAGGGAACATATTACTAATCCGATAATGGAAACTTCTTTAATTTTTATCATAATTAATTTTTATGTTTTAATCGCTGCTATAATTTTTTGAAGCAGAAAAATCGGGTATTTTCAGCCGGTATAGTCCCGCTATTAGTTGCAATCTTGTAAGCCGAACCCCGGCTCACAAGGATTTCCACTGCTATCGGGGCTAGATGGAGATATTTTGTTTTTTCTGTCGGTGACAATTCAAATTATTTTTTGTCCAAAATCTTTTGCAATTCAATACCCGCCATAATAAATGGACCGACTGCCTTAGCATCATCATCCCTGATAGGTTCTGAAATATAATATTCAAATGAACCATCACGATCTTTAGGATTTTTCCCTCCTAATCCGGCAACGGCACAGCATTTTGTAATCGAAATAGTGCCGTCTGCATTTTCTTTTATAAACTGTTTCTGGATTCCGTTAAAACCAATTCTAGCCGATTTCAGAAACTTTGGACCTACATATCCTTTTCTATATGCTTTGGCAAAAGAATATACAAACATCGTCGAACAGGTTGATTCCAGATAATTGCCTTTGCGACCAGGCTCATCCATTACCTGCCACCAAACTCCTGAATTCTTTTCCTGAGCACTTCGGACAGCTGTAAATACTTTTTGCACTATTTTTATTAACTCTTTTCTCTTTGGATGGTGTGTTGGAACGAAATCTAAAATATCCACCAAAGCCATGCAATACCAGCCCTGAGCCCTTCCCCAAATGTGAGAGGAACGTCCGGTTTCTTTATTTGCCCAGAATTGCGCTTTCTTCTCATCATAACCATGAAAATTCAGTCCGGTTTTTGAATCAAAGGTGTGTTTTTGAATCAGTTCTGCCTGCAAAATGGCATCATCAATGGACTTCGGAACATTAAAAACGTCTCCATATTCTGCAGAAAAAGGATCTGCCATATACACACCGTCCAGCCACATTTGCCACGGATAACTTTTCTTGTGCCAATAACCGCCATCCGAGTTTCTTGGGTGGCCTTCCATTTGTTTATGGAGTGTATCCATTGCTCTTTTATAGCGCTCCTCACCCGTTTTCTTATAAATCTCGAAAAGTATTTTTCCTGAGTTTATTAAATCAAGACTGTACTTTTCCAGTTCATAACCTCCCAATATCTTTCCTTCCTTATCAATCAGCTGATCAGCATAGGAAAGCCCGTAATCCCAGTACTTTTGCTCTTTGGTATAATCATACAGCTTCTGATTCGCAAGCGTTACTAATCCATTTGTATAATTCCATTTAGGAAACTTTACGCCATCAAGGAATACCGGATTTGGAGTACGCTTTTGATCGGAATCTGCCATTTTCTTTGCCCATTCAATCGGTGTAATTTGATTATTATTTTGTTTTAATTGTCCAAATGAAGTCAAATGGCAAACAACTGATAAAAGCACACAATATTTGATTTTACGTATCATATTTTTAATTTTCTTCTACTCTAAACCAATCATAATCTGCATAACTGCTGTCACTAATCAGTTTCGTTCCTGTTGCAAAAAGTCCAATTTTTGCTCCTACCCAACGTCCTGCGCTTGGTTTGAAAGATTTCCCAAACTCTTTGAATTTTTTGCCGTCGGTACTGTAATAAAAAGTGACTTTACCATCATAAGGCTCTATGTTTTGCACCATTTGAACTTTGGCACGGAAAAACACATTTTTTTGATCAATAGGAATAGAAGTTATTTCTGTCTCGATATCTTTAGAAGTCCTGGCGTTTTTCATCTGGCGCTCTACCAACTTTAATTTTCCATCCTTGTCCTGTTCGATAGCGATATAGGAATAATCTTCACCAAACACTATTAAACCTGTTCCGGATTCTTTTGCATCGGGATTGTTTTCGAAACTAAGTTTTGCTGTAGCAGTAAAATTGGCACCCGGAAATTTTTGCAATAACAAATTCGGCATCATCCACATTGATTTTATATTCTCATTGCGTGGAATACAGTTAAGGCGCATAAATCCTAAATTAGCAGAAGACCATCCCCATTGCTGACCAGGGTTTTGATTAGCCTGCCATTGCCATTGCAATCCCAATTGATGACTGTTGAACTCATCAGAAGTAACCAATGGAGTCGCAGGATAATTTTTACCAACATTTGGTTTTGTATATTCCATAACGGGTTCTCCGATACCATCATTGTTGCTGTCTTTTCCCATCACTGGCCAGCCCTCTTTCCAGGTAACAGGCTGAAGATTCACAACTCGCCCATAAGCCCAACGATCCTGAAAGTGTATAAACCATCCGTCTCCGTTTGGTGTTTCAATATATCCACCCTGATGTGGTCCGTTCATTTTTGTATCACCCTGATGCAAAACAATTTTTGACTCATAAGGCCCCCAAACATTTTTAGAACGCATAGCCAATTGCCATCCCGGTTTTACACCTCCGGCAGGAGCCATAACCCAGTAATAGCCATCTTTCTTGTACATTTTAGAACCTTCTACAGTGGTATGACCATTATGTCCGTCAAAGACCATCGCCGGATTACCAATTAATCTGGTACCATCTGGCGTAAGTTCTGACAACATTAAAACGGTTTTTACAGCAGCACGGCTTCCTGCAAATGCATAAGACAGATACGCTTTTCCATCCTCATCCCAAAACGGACAGGTATCAATGATTCCTTTTGCTTCTTTTACCAATACCGGCTCTTCCCAAACACCGGCAGGGTCTTTAGTTTTGACCATGTAGATTCCAAAATCAGGATCACCCCAGTAAATATAATATTCACCATTATGATAGCGAATTGATGGAGCCCAGACACCATCTCCGTGACGAACAGTTTGATAATGTTCTACAGGAAATTGATTTTGTAATGCATATCCAATTAATTCCCAGTTTACCAGATCATTTGAATGAAGAACAGGAAGTCCCGGAGAACTGTTGAAACTGGAAGCGGTCATATAATAACCATCTTTCCCCGCACATACATCCGGATCTGAATAATCCACATGTAAAATAGGGTTCTTGTACTTTCCGTTTCCTAAGTCACCATTCCATCCCTGAGCATTTGCTCCTAATCCATAAACTGTCAAACCAATGGACAGTACTAATTGTTTTAATTTCATTTTAAATAGATTTAATCATCATGTTTTTACTAAAAAACATTTATATAAGAGGCACTGATTGTCTGCAAACTCATTGTATGGAGTATCAGCATTAGAAAAAACATGGTAGGAAAAGAAGTATCCGGGGTTGGGATACTTCTTTTTTTAACTAAACAATTAACCAGCAGGAATTAAGGAAGCCATCTAAGATCGCCTACTTTGTTTATAACAATTGGAGAGTTTGGATCTTTAATTGTTAAATCTCCTGCTTTTGGATTTACGAACAAGTCCTGTGCACTTATTCCTAATGCAGTGCCCTGAATAGCCGCAGGTCCCAGCAGATAATTTGTAGTGGTATAGTTATTACTGAAAGAAGTTGTACTGCCTGCAGCAATTGCCTGAATTAGTTTACCACTGGCAGAAGCTAATAATACATTCTTGAAAACTAACGTAGACCCTACAGCTGCCGGGATATTAATCAAGGAACGGTTATAAGCATAATCATAAATCGTTACATTACTGTATTCTAAATAAATTGGATAAGTAGATGTACCATAATCAAACAAGTTTTTAAAGTTGTAGGTATTATTGGTTGTTCCATAATAATCTCTCATAAAAGTACAGTTATTAAAAACTGCTCTTTTGAAGTTGTCTGCTCCTGCTGAACCCAGAACAAAGGTTCCATAGGTTCCGGAATGACCACCAACTTCATCCAAAGTACAATAGGTCATCTCAAAGTTCCCTACTTCTTTATATTTTCCACTTCCCTGATGTCTCCAGAAACCACGTTTGAAATTATTAAACACACAATTGTAGAATGTAATTTCCCCAATCGTCCATGAAGTTCCACTATTAAAGAAATAACTGGCATCAATGGTCTGATAAAAACGAATGTTTTCAAATGCTAATGAGGTCAAAAAGGATCCTTCTGTAATATTCCAGTTTCCATTCATTTCAATTTGAGGCATTGCTCCCTGTGTACCTCCCGTAAGTTTAAAACCTTTTGAAATAGTAAATGGGGTAATCTTGAATAACGAACCTGCTTCGAGAAAATATTCAGTTCCTTCCGGAATTGTAGCATCAGTATTGTTTTTTTTCAGCAATGCATCTAAATCATCCCCTTTCATCACCAAAATTTGTCCTGCTGATGGTCCTGCCGAACGAAAATTTACCTGATTGTATGGTCTATCATAAATACGTGGCTTATTATTGTCATAAACATTTACAGTGTAGGCTGTACTTTTTTCCAGACCTTCAATTTTAGCTTGTCCATTCGCTTTTTCTGCATCTGTTAGTTTGCGTCCGATAGCCGGAATTTCCTTAGACTGAGCTGGTGCCACAGAAATACTATCAACCGGATTTGCTGCATCTACTGTCCAGTTTACGGTTACTTCAGTTTCAGTTATATTTACTTTCTCTACAGGTTTCAATATTTGGGCATATGCCGGACGATCTTCTGTCAAAGCATTTGTGTAAGCCCATTGAGAATTGAATTTAGCATTTTCGCTATTCGCACGAACCCTAATATAAAATTGCGTTTTATACGGAATATCGTCCATCAAAATTTGTGTATCTGTAATCGTATACGATTTGAACAAACTGGAATAGTAATTGTCTAAGTGTAATTCTACCGTATAGGAAACAGCATCATTTACTTTGTACCATACTACAGCAATAGAATTACTTTTAACCACAGGCGCGGTAAGCACAAACTTAGGCTGAAACAAATCCCCAACCTTTGCATAAGCAAATTCGTCTTGCTGGCAAGAGTTTAACATTCCTCCAAGCAAAATCATGCTGAAGAATGATAAAATATAAATTGCTCTTTTTGAATTTTTCATAAATTAATTCAATTAATAGTTAAAACCATAATAATTTTGAATAGCTCCGCGATGATCCGAAATCACTTTAGAAGGATAAGGACATAAATAACGTAATGGATCATTGGGAGATTTACTTGCAGCATTGTTGAAATTTATGAAACCTCTAAAACTCCATTTAATTTCGTTATTTGGTTCATAAGCCTGAGTATCATTATTTAATGCATACCATTTTGTTGCAAAAAGTGTCTCTGTATATCCTGCTGGTTTAGCTTGTAAAACAGGATCAATTCCTTTGGTATCTAAAATTATTTTACTTGGGTTATTAGCGTCCGGATTTGGAATCTCTTTCCAGTAAACACTTCCCGGAACATTATCTACACCAGGCACATAAGCACCATTGGCTACCTTGCCCCAGTTCACAAATTTGTTGTATTGATTGTAAATTACTTCACTATATTTATTCCAGCGTGCTAAGTCAAACTTACGCTTGCTTTCTCCGCCAAGTTCCCAGGCACGCTCATCCATAATCGCCTGAAAAAATAAATCAGGATTTGATTTGGAAGCTACGTAACCATCTACTTTTGCTGCCCAGTCTGCCTGACTGAATGCTCTGCGGCGCACTCTTTTTAAAGCTTCCTGAGCATCCTGGCGCGGTCCAAATCTTTCATTAACAGCTTCTGCGTACATCAAGAGTACATCAGCAAATCGCATCCATGAGTAGTTGATACCTGTTCCTTTTTGACTTGTACTGCCAAGTGGAGAGGTGTAAAGTTTTGACCATTTTCCAACAGCCAACTTAGCTAAATCCAAACGAATTACCTGTTTCAAATTTGCGTCATACGAATAAGGTGCGCAAGTGATATCACGTCTCAAATCTTTGCTATCAAACGAGTACAAATAGGTTCCTGCTAAATTAACATTTCCTGAAGCGCTTCCGTAAGCATGGTTTCCCTCCACAATCGGAATACCAACAGCATAACCATATTCACCGGAAACACCTCTTAATAATGGTAATGAAAATATAACGTCATCATTAACCATTTTTTGCCAATTGTTTTGCCCAATCCAAAAATTACGGTAACTCAATTTCAGGTCATGCTGACCTTCATTAATTACTTTACCCAGGTATTGGATGGCAATATCATAATACAATTCATGGTTTTCTCCACGAACCATATGACCAATACTTGCCGGATCACTATCAGGACGCAAAGTCCATCCTCCGCGGGTAAGTGCAAGTAAACCAATCAAACCCTGGTTAAAGCTTCTTGATGCACGCTCCGGACCATAATCTATTGCGCTTGCATATTGCATTAACGGCTCAGCAGACTTTAAATCATCGATTAGAAATTCAAGAATTTTGTTTCTATCCGTAACTCCTACCCTAAAATCATCATCACCCGTAGATGATGTAGTACGAAACACAACATCACCCCAAATGCGTATCATATCTAAATATACCATTGCACGAAGTGTTTTAACCTCTCCATACATCTGTGTGATATTTGAAGGCTCGGTTTTACTGGCGTTCTTAAAAAGATCGGAAC encodes:
- a CDS encoding DUF5123 domain-containing protein; amino-acid sequence: MKNSKRAIYILSFFSMILLGGMLNSCQQDEFAYAKVGDLFQPKFVLTAPVVKSNSIAVVWYKVNDAVSYTVELHLDNYYSSLFKSYTITDTQILMDDIPYKTQFYIRVRANSENAKFNSQWAYTNALTEDRPAYAQILKPVEKVNITETEVTVNWTVDAANPVDSISVAPAQSKEIPAIGRKLTDAEKANGQAKIEGLEKSTAYTVNVYDNNKPRIYDRPYNQVNFRSAGPSAGQILVMKGDDLDALLKKNNTDATIPEGTEYFLEAGSLFKITPFTISKGFKLTGGTQGAMPQIEMNGNWNITEGSFLTSLAFENIRFYQTIDASYFFNSGTSWTIGEITFYNCVFNNFKRGFWRHQGSGKYKEVGNFEMTYCTLDEVGGHSGTYGTFVLGSAGADNFKRAVFNNCTFMRDYYGTTNNTYNFKNLFDYGTSTYPIYLEYSNVTIYDYAYNRSLINIPAAVGSTLVFKNVLLASASGKLIQAIAAGSTTSFSNNYTTTNYLLGPAAIQGTALGISAQDLFVNPKAGDLTIKDPNSPIVINKVGDLRWLP
- a CDS encoding RagB/SusD family nutrient uptake outer membrane protein translates to MNKKILLSMLFSFALCFTACDDYLEVHPATGFTEAEVFGSESEIKSAVAGVYTLMLTDDAYSNRLAFVFNPNTDVEMAAVSSNTVNVNGSDIACFEPKPYWTTLNSTWNAMYRIINNANDVIQGIEGSDLFKNASKTEPSNITQMYGEVKTLRAMVYLDMIRIWGDVVFRTTSSTGDDDFRVGVTDRNKILEFLIDDLKSAEPLMQYASAIDYGPERASRSFNQGLIGLLALTRGGWTLRPDSDPASIGHMVRGENHELYYDIAIQYLGKVINEGQHDLKLSYRNFWIGQNNWQKMVNDDVIFSLPLLRGVSGEYGYAVGIPIVEGNHAYGSASGNVNLAGTYLYSFDSKDLRRDITCAPYSYDANLKQVIRLDLAKLAVGKWSKLYTSPLGSTSQKGTGINYSWMRFADVLLMYAEAVNERFGPRQDAQEALKRVRRRAFSQADWAAKVDGYVASKSNPDLFFQAIMDERAWELGGESKRKFDLARWNKYSEVIYNQYNKFVNWGKVANGAYVPGVDNVPGSVYWKEIPNPDANNPSKIILDTKGIDPVLQAKPAGYTETLFATKWYALNNDTQAYEPNNEIKWSFRGFINFNNAASKSPNDPLRYLCPYPSKVISDHRGAIQNYYGFNY